Proteins found in one Aspergillus puulaauensis MK2 DNA, chromosome 8, nearly complete sequence genomic segment:
- a CDS encoding uncharacterized protein (COG:S;~EggNog:ENOG410PIJH;~TransMembrane:3 (o323-342i354-373o409-429i)), giving the protein MEPQKGWQFQDNSRSSWDIVWTCLTTIFACTWTILHQNVPTRYVSENEATALKLLTWTMTVLAPELLFLMALEELWDAHSMAKRCNAAQESTGSSDSATGEPTSWLYNRTSALSEAAHPGDDMQLYALPARWTVAQCFCVKMNGVTLETEDGWIFYVNDDQIVAFVEAGVIRSRDFTDRDISDRAKSDPFSKAFTVFQSTWVIVNIVARAGYNLPITPLEFSTLAYVACALMTYACWWNKPQGMAVPITLFLRCTRASLPPPIQSLTDAFPKRWEHRRVFSRSRAVTVFRRLGTKLETDFTAEPAEGGARRGFSGRTVNEESFSNLLIALSGLIFCGLHVAAWNFPFPTRAEVIVWRVLALVGLGSVAVMYVVGQGPTTLTWLRDKGATLPRWTQRFSDLEGGFTGGEVVLSCLFLILYVLARLGLMALTLSSLRALPAGAYTAVVWLESIPHI; this is encoded by the exons ATGGAGCCTCAAAAGGGCTGGCAGTTCCAGGACAACTCTCGCTCCTCGTGGGACATTGTCTGGACATGCCTgaccaccatcttcgcctgTACATGGACCATCCTGCACCAAAACGTGCCCACGCGGTATGTCTCCGAGAACGAGGCCACtgccctcaagctccttaCGTGGACCATGACCGTGCTGGCCCCAGAGCTGCTCTTCCTGATGGCCCTGGAAGAGTTATGGGACGCCCACTCGATGGCAAAACGCTGCAATGCCGCCCAGGAGAGCACCGGTAGCAGCGACTCCGCGACAGGAGAGCCCACGTCGTGGCTATACAACCGAACCAGCGCGTTGTCTGAAGCAGCCCACCCCGGCGACGACATGCAGCTGTACGCTCTCCCCGCACGCTGGACGGTCGCGCAATGCTTCTGTGTCAAAATGAACGGGGTGACTCTGGAGACAGAGGACGGATGGATCTTCTATGTCAATGATGACCAGATCGTCGCCTTCGTCGAGGCAGGCGTTATCAGGAGTCGCGACTTCACCGATCGAGACATCTCAGACCGAGCAAAGTCGGATCCCTTTTCGAAGGCGTTTACCGTTTTCCAGAGTACCTGGGTCATCGTCAACATCGTCGCTCGCGCTGGGTATAACCTCCCCATCACCCCGCTGGAGTTCTCGACGCTGGCCTACGTCGCCTGCGCCCTGATGACCTACGCCTGCTGGTGGAACAAGCCCCAGGGAATGGCCGTTCCCATAACGCTGTTCCTGCGATGCACTCGCGCTAGcctgccgccgccgattcAAAGCCTGACTGATGCATTTCCGAAGCGATGGGAGCATCGCCGTGTCTTCTCGCGCAGCCGCGCCGTTACCGTATTCCGGCGCTTAGGGACAAAGCTCGAGACTGATTTTACGGCCGAGCCCGCGGAGGGAGGCGCAAGACGAGGCTTTTCGGGGCGGACAGTGAACGAAGAGTCCTTTTCGAACCTGCTGATCGCCCTGTCAGGGCTTATCTTCTGCGGACTTCATGTCGCTGC ATGGAATTTCCCATTCCCCACGCGTGCTGAAGTCATCGTCTGGCGGGTACTCGCGCTCGTTGGGCTTGGATCGGTGGCTGTAATGTATGTAGTCGGGCAAGGGCCAACCACTCTGACATGGCTCCGCGATAAAGGCGCTACTTTGCCCCGCTGGACCCAAAGATTCAGTGACCTGGAAGGGGGGTTTACTGGAGGGGAAGTGGTCTTGTCTTGCCTTTTTCTGATATTGTACGTCCTGGCTCGCCTGGGACTGATGGCGTTGACGCTGTCTTCGTTGCGAGCGCTGCCTGCTGGCGCCTATACTGCGGTGGTCTGGCTGGAGTCCATTCCGCACATATAA
- a CDS encoding uncharacterized protein (COG:S;~EggNog:ENOG410Q2QS;~InterPro:IPR008979,IPR003305;~PFAM:PF02018;~go_function: GO:0016798 - hydrolase activity, acting on glycosyl bonds [Evidence IEA]) yields the protein MSAPPFEPIVVNSGFETGLLAPWIPSDPAAATIANGTLAYTGDYYLALRNAPGNRANWVHQPLNDLDASTNYTVTVQVSGPAVSAANYCSAWVHVGANVTTGLIDQVDLSYDDFGKWLTLEGQFQPKTDSVELYLRAACTLSGASHTSVLFWDDIVVAPAPVLD from the exons ATGTCCGCTCCCCCATTCGAGCCCATCGTCGTCAACAGCGGCTTTGAGACTGGCCTGCTCGCTCCTTGGATCCCCTCCGaccctgctgctgcaaccaTCGCCAACGGAACCCTGGCCTATACAGGAGACTACTATCT TGCCCTTCGAAATGCCCCCGGCAACCGCGCCAACTGGGTGCACCAGCCCCTGAACGACCTCGACGCCAGCACCAACTACACCGTCACTGTGCAAGTCTCAGGCCCTGCTGTCTCTGCTGCAAACTACTGCTCAGCCTGGGTCCATGTCGGCGCCAACGTTACCACCGGCCTCATCGACCAGGTCGACCTCAGCTATGATGACTTTGGGAAATGGCTGACCCTCGAGGGGCAGTTCCAGCCAAAGACTGACTCGGTCGAGCTGTATCTGCGTGCTGCCTGCACCCTCTCGGGGGCCTCGCATACCAGTGTTCTTTTCTGGGATGACATTGTCGTGGCGCCGGCTCCTGTGCTGGACTAG
- a CDS encoding uncharacterized protein (COG:S;~EggNog:ENOG410PV15;~InterPro:IPR032675), with the protein MAQLLSLPIEILHRNCYYADLPSRKGLRLMNRLLGDVARRWVFETISVFPLEASCNRLQNILQRPDVASYVTKLYLVTFDLDERGEFKDTQGEDYHEETEVPRRFWNLFDHLKDFPRLQSVALCFHWEHSNGEWVTPQCPDTFREPVMERAFAAFVAQPQKLKELAIQDLHNVHETDPTVVADIKKVLGGLESLRLNIVNEHWDDPPSDTYKKQEAQTFPRELPAFWLRPAMSTLRHLTLYSDLRSGFYPILDFTGIHFPHLNTLALGNYAFADNSQLNWILSHAATLTELYLDNCTILYAMALEWADTVTLLPLERFSYHDEETGHRWAEYDGRWADYFRAFKDELPRLQHFRYGRWVDITCFDNRPPFEGETAMEMDFHEESYDAFLEARESGQYAWQADCEQWEVEQDRIPPWPSASQWEEDRRALGELCAKLGQTAPRWDSGEDQNRH; encoded by the exons ATGGCCCAACTTCTGTCCCTGCCGATCGAGATCCTCCATCGCAACTGCTATTATGCAGATCTTCCCAGTCGCAAAGGCCTTCGCTTGATGAATCGCCTGCTGGGCGACGTGGCCAGACGCTGGGTGTTCGAGACCATCAGTGTCTTCCCCCTGGAAGCCAGCTGCAATCGACTGCAGAATATCCTGCAAAGGCCGGATGTAGCATCATATGTGACGAAGCTCTACCTCGTCACATTTGACCTGGACGAG CGCGGCGAATTTAAAGACACGCAAGGCGAGGACTACCATGAGGAAACAGAGGTCCCCCGACGATTCTGGAACCTATTTGACCATCTAAAGGACTTCCCTCGCCTGCAGAGCGTTGCTTTGTGCTTCCACTGGGAGCATTCCAACGGGGAATGGGTGACTCCGCAATGTCCTGATACCTTCCGCGAGCCTGTGATGGAGAGAGCATTCGCTGCATTCGTTGCGCAGCcccagaagctgaaggaacTGGCTATCCAGGACTTGCACAACGTCCACGAGACAGATCCGACCGTGGTGGCCGATATAAAGAAGGTCTTGGGAGGTCTTGAGTCTCTCCGGCTCAACATCGTCAACGAGCACTGGGATGACCCTCCAAGCGACACCTATAAA AAACAGGAAGCTCAGACCTTCCCACGCGAGCTGCCTGCATTCTGGCTGCGGCCAGCAATGTCGACACTGAGGCACCTCACTCTCTATTCCGACCTTCGCTCTGGCTTTTATCCCATTCTCGACTTCACTGGCATTCATTTCCCGCATCTTAATACCTTGGCTCTGGGGAACTACGCTTTCGCCGACAATTCCCAGCTAAACTGGATCCTCTCCCACGCCGCGACGCTCACAGAGCTGTATCTAGACAACTGCACCATTCTCTACGCCATGGCCCTGGAATGGGCCGACACTGTAACGCTTCTTCCATTAGAGAGGTTCAGCTACCATGACGAAGAGACCGGTCACAGGTGGGCGGAGTACGACGGGCGCTGGGCAGACTACTTCCGAGCATTCAAGGACGAGCTGCCGCGTCTGCAGCATTTCCGGTACGGCCGTTGGGTGGACATCACTTGTTTCGATAACAGGCCGCCGTTCGAGGGGGAGACGGCCATGGAGATGGATTTTCATGAGGAGTCTTACGATGCATTCTTGGAGGCGCGCGAGAGCGGCCAGTACGCATGGCAGGCGGATTGCGAGCAGTGGGAGGTCGAGCAGGATAGGATACCCCCTTGGCCGTCTGCCAGTCAGTGGGAGGAAGATAGGCGAGCCCTGGGCGAGCTATGTGCGAAACTTGGGCAGACAGCTCCTCGGTGGGACAGTGGAGAGGACCAGAATAGACACTAG
- a CDS encoding uncharacterized protein (COG:S;~EggNog:ENOG410PQ7R;~InterPro:IPR000073,IPR029058) gives MTTLSQRPLSQLGPIHPPKLGSIRAEEVQARHVKIEVKDPLDHEAPAILHEPRDYDAAEVGNAAVILISGAGGGVSGPSGIYPSLADKLAILTGVPVVRLDYRVPARTHYCVPDVLSTMDWLDEHFESSRFVVIGWSFGGSPCFTVAAQEPKRVWGVATVATQTAGTSGVSKLSPRPLLLLHGSGDTCLSHECSESLYQQYGPSGYRDMKIFKGDNHGLTMHAPEVEGLLFVFTARTLGLEEQLTAASVKIAQQDWAGSEGERVKEMEQGHDLENEALNR, from the exons ATGACTACCCTATCACAACGCCCGCTCTCCCAGCTGGGTCCAATACACCCACCCAAGCTCGGAAGTATACGCGCTGAAGAGGTCCAAGCCAGGCATGTCAAAATCGAAGTTAAAGATCCGCTTGATCATGAAGCACCAGCTATTCTCCATGAGCCACGCGACTACGACGCCGCCGAGGTGGGAAACGCAGCGGTGATCCTGATCAGTGGTGCAGGAGGCGGAGTGAGCGGACCATCAG GGATATATCCGTCTCTCGCAGACAAGCTCGCAATCCTCACAGGAGTCCCCGTCGTCCGACTGGACTACCGCGTCCCAGCACGAACCCACTACTGTGTCCCAGACGTGCTCTCCACAATGGACTGGCTGGATGAGCATTTCGAATCCAGCCGGTTCGTTGTTATCGGATGGTCCTTTGGCGGCAGTCCCTGCTTCACCGTCGCAGCACAAGAGCCCAAGCGAGTCTGGGGCGTGGCAACAGTGGCAACCCAGACCGCAGGGACATCGGGGGTCAGCAAGCTGAGCCCAAGGCCCTTGCTCTTGCTGCACGGAAGCGGCGATACCTGTCTCTCGCATGAATGCTCCGAGTCTCTATATCAGCAGTACGGGCCTTCGGGATACCGAGACATGAAGATATTCAAGGGGGACAACCATGGGCTGACGATGCATGCGCCCGAGGTCGAGGGTTTACTTTTTGTATTTACTGCCAGGACTCTGGGACTCGAGGAACAATTGACAGCAGCGTCAGTCAAGATTGCGCAGCAGGACTGGGCAGGGAGTGAGGGCGAGCGagtgaaggagatggagcagGGGCACGATCTGGAGAACGAAGCCCTGAACCGGTGA
- a CDS encoding M20 family metallo-hydrolase (COG:E;~EggNog:ENOG410PHDU;~InterPro:IPR002933,IPR010158,IPR011650,IPR036264;~MEROPS:MER0026469;~PFAM:PF01546,PF07687;~go_function: GO:0016787 - hydrolase activity [Evidence IEA];~go_function: GO:0016813 - hydrolase activity, acting on carbon-nitrogen (but not peptide) bonds, in linear amidines [Evidence IEA]), producing MKISKMPKLTPSGLRINQARLSETIHETCKWGSAHRWGEGPNDTGMARLTLTDDDAKVRRWFADEVRKLGCSLSIDQMGNMFARQSGRLRSNAPMIAMGSHLDTQPRGGRYDGILGVTSALEVLRTMRENDFQTNYDVGIVNWTNEEGARFPKSMCSSGVWAGGIPIQAAWDLRDIQDERVSLRSELERHGYLGDIPCSHEAYPLGAHFELHIEQGPILPETSRSIGVVTGAQGYRWLTFTVTGQDAHTGTTPFSARRDPLLAASKMIVASNEVAKRHGALASTGILKLPENSSTNTVASEVAFTLDIRHPKDDVVHAVEKECLQTFQRISSEDGKGVRLEWTMDTDSPATQFHPDCIQSIKTAANGLLGEEGWMEITSGAGHDSVYTSRHCPTAMIFVPCRDGVSHHPTEYCTPEDCALGTQALLESVVDYDQRLFNKG from the exons ATGAAGATTAGCAAAATGCCCAAGCTCACGCCGTCTGGGCTCAGAATTAACCAGGCGCGGCTGTCCGAAACGATCCACGAAACCTGCAAATGGGGTTCTGCCCATCGCTGGGGAGA AGGCCCCAATGATACCGGGATGGCTCGTCTGACGTTAACAGACGACGATGCAAAGGTGCGACGGTGGTTTGCCGACGAGGTCCGCAAGCTCGGATGCTCGCTCTCCATCGACCAGATGGGCAACATGTTTGCCCGGCAGAGCGGCCGTCTAAGGTCTAATGCGCCCATGATCGCAATGGGGAGTCATCTGGATACACAGCCCAGAGGTGGTCGCTACGATGGCATCCTAGGTGTGACGAGTGCTCTGGAGGTGCTGCGGACGATGAGGGAGAACGACTTTCAGACAAACTACGATGTTGGCATCGTCAACTGGACCAA TGAGGAAGGCGCCCGGTTCCCCAAGTCCATGTGTTCGTCTGGAGTCTGGGCTGGGGGCATTCCGATCCAGGCTGCATGGGACCTCCGTGATATCCAGGACGAGAGAGTATCACTCCGGTCGGAACTGGAGAGACACGGCTATCTTGGTGATATTCCCTGCTCGCACGAGGCATATCCATTGGGGGCGCACTTTGAACTGCACATCGAGCAGGGTCCCATCTTGCCAGAAACCAGCCGGTCTATTGGAGTGGTGACGGGCGCCCAGGGCTATCGCTGGCTCACATTCACCGTCACTGGCCAAGATGCACACACAGGGACGACACCATTCAGTGCGCGCCGCGATCCCCTTCTGGCTGCATCGAAGATGATCGTGGCGAGCAACGAGGTGGCCAAGCGCCACGGTGCCCTCGCCTCCACGGGCATCCTCAAGCTCCCAGAAAACTCGTCTACCAACACTGTGGCTTCAGAGGTGGCTTTCACGCTGGATATCCGGCATCCAAAGGATGACGTTGTACACGCCGTGGAAAAGGAGTGTCTGCAGACCTTCCAGCGCATCTCGTccgaggatggaaagggTGTCCGCCTTGAATGGACGATGGACACAGACTCTCCAGCTACGCAGTTCCACCCTGACTGTATCCAGTCTATCAAGACTGCCGCAAATGGGCTACTTGGGGAGGAGGGCTGGATGGAGATTACGAGTGGTGCCGGCCATGACAGCGTGTATACAAGTCGACACTGCCCGACAGCGATGATCTTTGTTCCTTGTCGTGACGGTGTCAGCCACCATCCTACCGAATATTGCACCCCGGAAGATTG TGCACTCGGGACTCAGGCTCTGCTGGAGAGCGTTGTAGATTATGACCAGCGTCTGTTCAACAAGGGATAG
- a CDS encoding uncharacterized protein (COG:Q;~EggNog:ENOG410PNU8;~InterPro:IPR026992,IPR027443,IPR005123;~PFAM:PF03171,PF14226;~go_function: GO:0016491 - oxidoreductase activity [Evidence IEA];~go_process: GO:0055114 - oxidation-reduction process [Evidence IEA]), whose protein sequence is MAPHLDNDAATANRAPAEIKLVTISAANLLNGDKQTQDDLLDACTSLGFFYLDCRDHPFQPTMSLVDKVSAMALEFYDLPLASKEQWTKLSFDEVKVVPFAYKPVGKQEGAVKGKKDGWEGIIMMEAPMAQVPPISPFPGPKVLQDSRSLIQETQSHLGQLSRAMVESLSRSLGMAGSRSLTHYHQTDISAPSDLEVLKYLPYTPGSENVGHIPHTDLGSISMVFSEVGGLQVFHPIQEEWMFVPPKPGHAVCNIGDSMEFFSGNVLRSSLHRVVPYTQDPGRTKLSIIHFLRPNGDTEFTGADGQQWKVSDWNTMKHKQFYERQHRLDIVTRREGQNDFWQEKAVAA, encoded by the exons ATGGCACCACATCTTGATAACGATGCAGCTACGGCAAATAGAGCACCTGCCGAAATAAAACTGGTTACGATATCGGCTGCAAACCTTTTGAATGGTGACAAGCAGACCCAAGATGATCTGTTGGACGCTTGTACATCCCTGGGATTTTTCTATCTGGATTGTCGGGACCATCCATTTCAACCCACTATGAGCCTGGTAGACAAGGTTTCAGCCATGGCACTCGAATTCTACGATCTCCCTCTGGCTTCCAAGGAGCAATGGACCAAATTGTCTTTTGACGAGGTCAAGGTTGTGCCTTTCGC ATACAAACCAGTTGGCAAACAAGAAGGGGCCGTGAAGGGCAAAAAGGATGGGTGGGAAGGAATTATA ATGATGGAAGCCCCGATGGCCCAGGTTCCTCCAATTTCTCCCTTCCCGGGACCGAAAGTCCTTCAAGATTCCAGGAGTCTTATCCAAGAGACTCAGAGCCACCTTGGCCAGCTCAGTCGAGCAATGGTCGAAAGCCTTTCACGCTCACTGGGCATGGCCGGCAGCAGGAGCCTAACCCATTATCATCAGACAGACATCTCCGCTCCAAGTGACCTCGAAGTTCTGAAGTATCTGCCGTACACCCCTGGTTCTGAGAATGTTGGCCATATTCCTCATACAGATCTGGGCAGTATCTCTATGGTTTTCTCGGAAGTTGGTGGCCTACAGGTCTTTCACCCCATCCAGGAGGAGTGGATGTTCGTCCCACCAAAGCCAGGCCATGCAGTATGCAATATTGGAGATTCCATGGAGTTCTTTTCAGGGAATGTGCTGCGATCCTCACTGCACCGTGTCGTCCCTTACACACAAGATCCAGGCAGAACCAAACTCTCCATCATCCACTTCTTGCGGCCGAATGGGGATACCGAATTCACCGGTGCAGATGGACAGCAGTGGAAGGTCTCTGACTGGAATACGATGAAGCATAAACAGTTCTACGAGCGTCAACACCGTCTGGATATTGTGACCCGTCGGGAGGGACAGAATGACTTTTGGCAAGAAAAGGCTGTGGCGGCGTAG